Proteins from a single region of Mustelus asterias unplaced genomic scaffold, sMusAst1.hap1.1 HAP1_SCAFFOLD_753, whole genome shotgun sequence:
- the LOC144487358 gene encoding uncharacterized protein LOC144487358, with product MERHKDTCTMEKPWKCAECGKGFITPSSLESHRRIHTGERPFTCSDCGKGFTQLSHLRTHQRVHTGERPFICIDCGKGFTQSSNLVGHQRVHTGERPFICTECGKGFRDSSTLQKHQRVHTGERPFTCSDCGKRFRDSSTLVRHHQFHTGEKPFICSDCGKGFTQLSTLQTHQRVHTGERPFTCSQCGKGFTRSTSLLRHQRVHNC from the coding sequence atggagagacacaaggacacctgtaccatggagaaaccatggaaatgtgcggaatGTGGGAAGGGCTTCATTACTCCATCAAGTCTGGAAAGTCAtcgacgcattcacaccggggagaggccgtttacttgctctgactgtgggaagggattcactcagttatcccacctgcggacacaccagcgagttcacacaggggagaggcctttTATCTGcattgactgtgggaagggattcactcagtcatccaacctggtcggacaccagcgagttcacactggagagaggccattcatctgcactgagtgtggaaagggattcagagaTTCATCCACTTTGCagaaacaccagagagttcacactggggaaagaccattcacctgctctgattgtgggaagcgaTTCCGAGATTCCTCCACCCTGGTGAGACACCATCAGTTTCAtaccggggagaaaccgttcatctgctctgactgtgggaagggattcactcagttatccaccctgcagacacaccagcgagttcacaccggggagagaccattcacctgctctcagtgtgggaagggattcactcggtcaacatccctgctgagacaccagcgggttcacaattGCTGA